One segment of Deltaproteobacteria bacterium DNA contains the following:
- the lnt gene encoding apolipoprotein N-acyltransferase: MDRVTRFAPAFLSGLILALAFPKADVSLLAWVAFVPLLWSIRDTIPKQAFVHGWIAGMGFYLCTVYWVVQTIGLYSNIPTVVAIVLLLMMCAILASYTGAFAAGLCWYQLRGGSLLVLGPPLWVALEWLRSFFFIGFPWVNVGYSQYPFLDLVQFVEFTGVYGLSALVMFGNLVVFTLLTSTTAHRWRLLGTAVALVFVLSGWGAWRRTQLAALPPAHRLRVALLQGNIAQDQKWDKAFEEEILTRYERLSREAAAKGAQLIVWPETAFPFYFQSDFTYRQRLLDLVRELHTPLLFGAVGWKQKRFNEVTLFNRAYLLSATGDELGFYDKIKLAPFGEYIPFHNSLLFFLDKLVVGIGDFGTGTEAKVFELPQGRFGVLICYEGIFPDLARRFVTNGAQLLINITNDAWFGRSSAPYQHLVMEAMRAIENRVPLVRAANTGFSAVITIDGQIQAQTALYETASLLEDLAWPQVRSFYAGYGDVCVYLCVLATLGMLGYGHYRQST; encoded by the coding sequence ATGGATCGAGTCACACGCTTCGCCCCGGCTTTTCTCAGTGGGCTCATTCTCGCCCTGGCGTTTCCGAAGGCGGATGTTAGCCTTCTTGCCTGGGTCGCCTTTGTCCCATTACTGTGGAGCATTCGAGACACCATTCCCAAGCAAGCTTTTGTCCACGGATGGATCGCCGGCATGGGGTTCTACCTGTGCACGGTGTACTGGGTAGTACAAACGATCGGGCTCTACAGCAACATCCCCACAGTGGTTGCAATCGTCCTGCTCCTTATGATGTGCGCCATTCTCGCCTCGTACACCGGGGCCTTCGCCGCCGGGCTGTGCTGGTACCAACTGCGCGGCGGTTCCCTCCTTGTGCTGGGACCACCCCTGTGGGTGGCCCTCGAATGGCTGCGTTCCTTTTTCTTCATCGGTTTTCCCTGGGTTAATGTGGGATATTCACAGTACCCATTTCTCGACCTCGTGCAGTTCGTCGAGTTCACCGGCGTATATGGACTGTCCGCCCTCGTCATGTTCGGCAACCTCGTCGTCTTCACGTTGCTGACCTCCACGACAGCGCATCGGTGGCGGCTGCTCGGTACTGCCGTCGCGCTCGTGTTCGTTCTTTCTGGTTGGGGTGCGTGGCGACGCACGCAGTTGGCGGCGCTCCCGCCGGCACATCGGCTTCGTGTTGCGTTACTCCAAGGTAACATCGCGCAAGACCAGAAATGGGACAAAGCCTTCGAGGAAGAAATCCTCACCCGCTATGAACGCCTCTCTCGTGAGGCAGCCGCCAAAGGGGCACAACTGATCGTGTGGCCGGAGACCGCTTTTCCGTTCTATTTCCAATCTGACTTCACCTATCGACAGCGCCTCCTCGACCTCGTCCGCGAGCTGCACACGCCGCTCTTATTCGGCGCGGTGGGCTGGAAACAGAAGCGCTTCAACGAAGTGACACTGTTCAACCGCGCCTATCTTTTATCCGCCACCGGCGACGAGCTGGGGTTCTACGACAAGATCAAGCTCGCCCCGTTTGGCGAGTACATTCCCTTCCACAACAGTTTGCTCTTCTTCCTCGATAAGTTGGTGGTTGGCATCGGCGATTTCGGCACCGGAACCGAAGCAAAGGTGTTCGAGCTTCCCCAAGGCCGGTTCGGTGTGCTGATTTGCTATGAAGGGATTTTCCCCGACCTCGCACGCCGCTTTGTGACCAATGGCGCGCAGTTGCTGATCAACATTACTAACGACGCCTGGTTCGGTCGGTCGTCGGCGCCCTACCAGCATCTGGTCATGGAGGCCATGCGCGCGATCGAAAATCGCGTGCCGTTGGTGCGGGCAGCCAACACCGGGTTCTCAGCAGTCATCACCATTGACGGTCAGATCCAAGCCCAGACCGCGCTGTACGAAACCGCGTCCTTGCTCGAAGACCTCGCTTGGCCGCAAGTACGCAGCTTTTACGCCGGCTACGGCGATGTGTGCGTCTACCTCTGTGTGCTGGCGACGCTCGGCATGCTAGGGTACGGCCACTATCGACAATCTACATAA
- a CDS encoding PAC2 family protein, with translation MSALIIDELPTLTNPALIVAFAGWNDAGGAATHATQFLAARLQARRFASLDPEEFYNFSELRPQVRLRDGLYREVIWPANEFHYSRSATAQRSLVIGSGIEPHLKWKTYAEAIIDLSRQCGVNLVITLGALLADVAYSRPVRVAGFSSDPAVAAQFQLTPSRYEGPTGIVGVLNDSCRRAGISSLSFWANVPHYISATPNPKAALALVGRLQSFLDFTMDTTELRAATTDFDSKIARAVAENPEMASYVRQLEARDLQEDLAVEPAPKSQEGGGNGHANGKDMEEALQQFLRQRKKKDEE, from the coding sequence ATGAGCGCCTTGATAATAGATGAACTCCCGACTCTAACGAATCCAGCGCTCATCGTGGCGTTCGCGGGCTGGAATGACGCCGGCGGAGCAGCGACCCACGCCACCCAGTTCCTGGCGGCGCGCTTGCAAGCGCGTCGTTTCGCCAGTCTCGATCCCGAAGAGTTCTACAACTTCTCAGAATTGCGCCCCCAGGTGCGCTTGCGTGACGGTCTTTATCGCGAGGTCATTTGGCCGGCCAACGAATTTCATTACAGTCGCTCCGCGACCGCGCAGCGCAGTCTGGTCATCGGCTCCGGCATCGAACCCCATCTCAAATGGAAGACCTATGCGGAGGCGATTATCGACCTTTCGCGCCAATGCGGAGTGAACCTCGTCATTACCCTCGGCGCGTTGCTGGCGGACGTGGCGTATTCCCGCCCCGTGCGCGTGGCGGGATTTTCGAGCGACCCGGCTGTAGCCGCTCAGTTTCAGCTCACGCCCTCGCGCTACGAAGGACCGACCGGCATCGTCGGCGTCTTGAACGATTCGTGCCGACGCGCCGGAATTTCCTCACTGAGCTTTTGGGCTAATGTGCCACACTACATTTCCGCGACTCCCAATCCCAAGGCGGCTCTGGCTCTCGTGGGTCGTTTACAGTCGTTCCTGGATTTCACGATGGACACCACCGAGTTGCGGGCAGCCACCACGGACTTTGACTCTAAGATCGCGCGTGCCGTAGCGGAAAATCCGGAAATGGCGTCGTACGTCCGTCAGCTCGAAGCGCGCGACCTCCAAGAAGACTTAGCGGTCGAACCCGCGCCGAAGAGTCAAGAAGGCGGCGGCAACGGCCACGCCAACGGCAAAGACATGGAAGAGGCGCTGCAACAGTTCTTGCGCCAACGCAAAAAGAAGGACGAGGAATAG
- the prfB gene encoding peptide chain release factor 2 has product MAGKEARAVELDTLTSANEFWQDQDKAQETLKERSTLTSVISQWKKHLKGLEDARVFLEMAESGDEEAAHEFEQQVDLLEQEVRQAEMQRMLGEEHDPGNAIVSLHPGAGGLEAQDWAEMLLRMYLRWAERKGYKAELADYQPGDGSGVKSATFTVEGPYAYGYLKAEAGIHRLVRISPFDANARRHTSFASIFVYPELDDTVEIDIRPEDLRVDTYRAGGAGGQHVNKTDSAVRLTHLSSGIVVTCQNERSQHKNRSTAMKILRARLYELELEKQKERMEDLHKTKKDIAWGSQIRSYVLHPYRMVKDHRTGVEVGNADAVLDGDLDGFIEAYLLQRIAA; this is encoded by the coding sequence ATCGCCGGCAAAGAAGCACGCGCAGTAGAGCTTGATACTCTCACCTCAGCCAACGAATTCTGGCAGGACCAAGACAAAGCCCAGGAGACGCTCAAAGAGCGCTCTACCCTGACCAGCGTCATCTCACAGTGGAAAAAACATCTCAAAGGATTGGAAGACGCCCGGGTCTTTCTTGAAATGGCCGAGAGCGGCGATGAAGAGGCCGCCCATGAATTCGAGCAACAAGTCGATCTCCTCGAACAAGAAGTCCGCCAAGCGGAAATGCAGCGGATGCTCGGGGAAGAACACGATCCCGGCAACGCCATTGTCAGCCTGCACCCTGGTGCCGGCGGCTTGGAGGCGCAAGATTGGGCCGAAATGCTGCTGCGCATGTATCTGCGCTGGGCAGAGCGGAAAGGCTACAAGGCCGAACTGGCGGATTACCAGCCGGGCGACGGCAGTGGCGTGAAAAGCGCCACCTTCACGGTCGAAGGACCTTACGCCTATGGCTACTTGAAAGCGGAGGCAGGCATTCATCGGCTGGTGCGGATCTCGCCGTTCGACGCTAACGCGCGGCGCCATACCTCTTTCGCGTCTATCTTTGTCTATCCCGAGTTGGACGACACGGTCGAGATCGATATCCGCCCGGAAGATCTCCGGGTCGATACCTATCGCGCCGGGGGTGCCGGCGGTCAGCATGTGAATAAGACCGACTCCGCCGTGCGGCTCACCCACCTGTCTAGCGGCATCGTGGTGACGTGCCAAAACGAACGCTCGCAACACAAGAACCGTTCCACGGCCATGAAAATTCTCCGGGCGCGCTTGTACGAGCTAGAACTGGAGAAGCAAAAGGAAAGGATGGAAGACTTACATAAAACCAAGAAAGACATTGCCTGGGGAAGCCAGATTCGTTCCTATGTCCTTCATCCCTATCGCATGGTAAAAGATCATCGCACCGGCGTGGAAGTCGGGAATGCCGACGCAGTCTTGGATGGGGATCTCGACGGCTTTATCGAGGCATATTTGCTCCAGCGCATTGCTGCATAA
- a CDS encoding helix-turn-helix domain-containing protein has product MEDVASMLKRTREEKGIALKDAATETHVSVGYLQILEGEGDPRLLADALYLIPFLRAYSTFLGLDPAVTVPQFLTAVQKGDPLSLRSATRGRGLFSRSALIVLIVVGIAALSWFWISGQNG; this is encoded by the coding sequence ATGGAAGATGTCGCGAGCATGCTGAAACGCACCCGCGAGGAAAAGGGGATTGCTCTCAAGGATGCAGCAACGGAAACACACGTGTCAGTCGGCTACTTGCAAATCCTCGAAGGGGAAGGAGACCCGCGTTTGCTTGCCGATGCCCTGTATTTGATCCCCTTCCTCCGTGCCTATTCGACATTTCTTGGGCTCGACCCGGCCGTCACCGTCCCGCAATTCTTGACTGCCGTGCAAAAGGGCGACCCGCTTAGCCTCCGCTCCGCGACCCGTGGTAGAGGATTGTTCTCTCGTTCAGCCCTCATCGTGTTGATTGTGGTGGGGATTGCGGCGCTGTCTTGGTTTTGGATCAGCGGCCAAAACGGGTAA
- the rimO gene encoding 30S ribosomal protein S12 methylthiotransferase RimO, which translates to MNKSVYMVNLGCPKNLVDGEVMLGLMTQEGYTITLDPERAEVLMVNTCSFINEAKEESIDTILELARYKEHAPAKQLIVTGCLAQRYGQELRTSLPEVDVFVGTGEFVRVTEILRQKRSQLDGPTIYIGAAHVLPDHTAPRLTTTPFYTSYLKIAEGCNHKCAFCIIPKIRGLQESRPIDSLVAEATMLVRQGVRELNLIAQDLTAYGRERRDGTTLLGLLRALSKIEGLDWIRLLYCYPNYLDEPLLRYLAEEEKICSYIDIPLQHISDRMLRTMRREKSGDGIRRLLERIRSYVPGIVLRTSFIVGFPGEQEEDFRQLFDFISEAEIDHVGVFQYSQEEGTTAGVMADQIPEEVKHERRRQLMERQARIVRKKHLSQVGTVHQVLVGGQDEQQRTWGRTRGQAPEIDGIVLLDRAQVDIGEMLSVQITGVAGYDLRATPLDAVVRQKILPVDSAHLPL; encoded by the coding sequence ATGAATAAATCTGTGTATATGGTGAATCTCGGCTGTCCTAAAAACTTAGTGGACGGCGAGGTAATGCTCGGCCTCATGACCCAAGAAGGGTACACGATTACGCTGGACCCGGAACGCGCAGAAGTCTTGATGGTCAACACCTGTAGCTTCATCAACGAAGCCAAGGAAGAATCGATCGACACGATTCTGGAGTTAGCGCGCTACAAGGAACACGCCCCGGCCAAACAACTGATCGTCACCGGCTGCCTCGCGCAGCGGTACGGTCAAGAACTGCGCACGTCGCTCCCGGAAGTCGATGTCTTCGTCGGCACCGGCGAGTTCGTACGCGTAACCGAAATTTTGCGACAAAAACGCTCGCAGCTCGACGGTCCAACCATCTATATCGGTGCAGCGCACGTCCTCCCCGACCACACGGCACCGCGCCTGACGACGACGCCTTTCTATACCTCCTACTTAAAGATCGCCGAAGGCTGTAATCACAAATGCGCCTTCTGCATCATTCCTAAAATTCGCGGGCTGCAAGAAAGTCGCCCCATCGACTCGCTCGTCGCCGAAGCCACCATGCTGGTGAGGCAAGGCGTGCGCGAGCTGAATCTCATTGCCCAAGACCTCACCGCCTATGGTCGCGAGCGTCGCGATGGCACAACTTTGCTCGGACTCTTGCGCGCGCTCAGCAAGATCGAGGGCCTGGATTGGATACGCCTGCTCTATTGCTATCCCAACTATCTCGACGAACCGCTCCTCCGTTACCTCGCCGAAGAAGAGAAGATTTGCTCGTACATCGACATACCGCTGCAACACATCAGTGACCGCATGCTGCGCACCATGCGTCGGGAAAAGAGTGGGGACGGCATCCGCCGCTTGCTAGAGCGTATCCGCTCCTACGTGCCGGGGATTGTGTTGCGCACCTCCTTCATCGTCGGCTTTCCCGGCGAACAGGAGGAGGATTTCCGCCAGTTGTTCGATTTCATCTCGGAGGCAGAGATCGATCACGTGGGCGTGTTCCAGTATTCCCAAGAAGAAGGGACCACCGCCGGCGTCATGGCGGACCAAATTCCAGAAGAGGTGAAACACGAGCGCCGCCGGCAATTGATGGAGCGTCAAGCGCGTATCGTCCGCAAGAAACATCTTTCTCAGGTCGGGACCGTGCACCAGGTCCTAGTGGGCGGGCAGGACGAACAACAACGAACGTGGGGACGCACCCGAGGCCAAGCGCCGGAGATAGACGGCATCGTTTTGCTCGATCGCGCGCAGGTGGACATCGGGGAAATGCTCTCCGTGCAGATCACCGGCGTCGCCGGTTACGACCTCCGCGCCACGCCACTCGACGCGGTCGTACGGCAAAAAATTCTCCCAGTTGACAGCGCTCATCTTCCTCTCTAG
- a CDS encoding TraR/DksA family transcriptional regulator has translation MRKAFLKKARDALLAQKQQVHRQLDEEFREGKEGNIDEGMDTYDLASEERTREISLILSDRDRDKLQAIEDALERIEAGSYGICEMCEEEIAPERLEALPFTRLCVSCQGELEKEAKMHRRGDEDRGHRRASLVDLDDENF, from the coding sequence ATGAGAAAGGCGTTTCTAAAAAAGGCACGCGACGCCCTCCTGGCGCAGAAGCAGCAGGTCCACCGGCAATTGGATGAAGAGTTCCGAGAAGGCAAGGAAGGCAACATCGACGAAGGGATGGATACCTACGATCTTGCCAGCGAAGAGCGCACGCGAGAAATCAGTCTCATCCTCAGCGATCGTGATCGCGACAAGCTCCAGGCCATCGAAGACGCCCTGGAGCGCATCGAAGCCGGCAGCTACGGCATCTGTGAAATGTGCGAAGAAGAGATCGCGCCCGAACGCCTCGAAGCCTTGCCGTTCACGCGTTTGTGCGTGTCTTGCCAAGGGGAACTCGAAAAGGAAGCCAAGATGCACCGGCGTGGTGATGAAGATCGCGGTCACCGGCGCGCGAGTCTTGTCGATCTTGACGACGAAAATTTTTAA